One genomic window of Micrococcus flavus includes the following:
- the glnA gene encoding type I glutamate--ammonia ligase, which produces MFTSVEEVLAYIKEEGVEFVDIRFTDLPGMQHHFNVPASSVDEDFFVNGQLFDGSSIRGFAGIAESDMQLIPDVGTAFLDPFRMRKTLTMNFSIVNPRTGEPYLRDPRGVAQRAEAYLTSTGIADTAFFAPEAEFFVFDDVRYESHPKGSFYAVDSDEAWWNTGRRDEGGNQGYKTAVKGGYFPVSPTDKQADLRDEMCAVLAEVGLEVERSHHEVAAPGQAEINYRFNTLTHSADDLQKFKYVVKNVADQFGKSATFMPKPVFGDNGSGMHCHQSLWRDGEPLFFDEQGYANLSDTARWYIGGLLKHASAVLAFTNPTVNSYRRLVPGFEAPVNMVYSQGNRSAGIRIPITGANPKAKRIEFRAPDASSNPYLAFAAQLMAGLDGIRNRIEPAEPIDKDLYELPPEEAADIQKAPASLEEALRALEEDHEFLLEGDVFTEEIIRTWIDYKRETEIAPLSLRPNPYEFELYYSV; this is translated from the coding sequence ATGTTCACCTCCGTCGAGGAAGTGCTCGCCTACATCAAGGAGGAGGGCGTCGAGTTCGTCGACATCCGCTTCACCGACCTGCCGGGCATGCAGCACCACTTCAACGTCCCCGCCTCCTCCGTGGACGAGGACTTCTTCGTCAACGGCCAGCTGTTCGACGGGTCCTCGATCCGCGGCTTCGCGGGGATCGCCGAATCCGACATGCAGCTGATCCCGGACGTCGGGACCGCCTTCCTGGACCCGTTCCGCATGCGCAAGACGCTGACGATGAACTTCTCCATCGTCAACCCGCGCACCGGCGAGCCGTACCTGCGCGACCCGCGCGGCGTCGCCCAGCGCGCCGAGGCGTACCTGACCTCCACCGGCATCGCGGACACGGCCTTCTTCGCCCCCGAGGCCGAGTTCTTCGTCTTCGACGACGTGCGCTACGAGTCCCACCCGAAGGGCTCCTTCTACGCCGTGGACTCGGACGAGGCATGGTGGAACACCGGGCGCCGGGACGAGGGCGGCAACCAGGGGTACAAGACCGCCGTCAAGGGCGGCTACTTCCCCGTGTCCCCGACCGACAAGCAGGCGGACCTGCGGGACGAGATGTGCGCGGTGCTCGCGGAGGTGGGCCTCGAGGTCGAGCGCTCCCATCACGAGGTCGCCGCACCGGGCCAGGCCGAGATCAACTACCGGTTCAACACGCTGACCCACTCGGCGGACGACCTGCAGAAGTTCAAGTACGTCGTCAAGAACGTGGCGGACCAGTTCGGCAAGAGCGCGACGTTCATGCCCAAGCCGGTCTTCGGCGACAACGGCTCCGGCATGCACTGCCACCAGTCGCTGTGGCGGGACGGCGAGCCGCTGTTCTTCGACGAGCAGGGCTACGCCAACCTGTCCGACACGGCCCGGTGGTACATCGGCGGGCTGCTCAAGCACGCCTCGGCCGTGCTTGCCTTCACCAACCCCACGGTGAACTCCTACCGCCGCCTGGTGCCGGGCTTCGAGGCCCCCGTGAACATGGTGTACTCGCAGGGCAACCGCTCCGCCGGCATCCGCATCCCGATCACCGGCGCCAACCCCAAGGCCAAGCGCATCGAGTTCCGCGCCCCGGACGCCTCGTCCAACCCCTACCTGGCGTTCGCTGCGCAGCTGATGGCCGGCCTGGACGGCATCCGCAACCGCATCGAGCCCGCCGAGCCAATCGACAAGGACCTCTACGAGCTCCCGCCGGAGGAGGCTGCGGACATCCAGAAGGCCCCGGCGTCCCTCGAGGAGGCCCTGCGCGCCCTGGAGGAGGACCACGAGTTCCTGCTCGAGGGCGACGTCTTCACCGAGGAGATCATCCGCACCTGGATCGACTACAAGCGGGAGACGGAGATCGCCCCGCTGTCGCTGCGCCCGAACCCCTACGAGTTCGAGCTGTACTACTCGGTGTGA